DNA from Ruficoccus amylovorans:
CCCCAGTTATAAGCCGTCCCGCTCGCTCGGACTTTACCTGCGCTATCTGGCGATGATCGTGCTGTTCGGACTGTGGGCCTTCGCGCTCAACGTCCTGTGCGCACTCCTGCTGCCGCTGGGGCTGGAAAGGCGTTCGCCGGGGAGCATCCGGCGTATCCTGGCCGACTCCATGCGCCGCTACACACGACTGCTGGCGATGATGGGAATGGGACGGGTGCGCTTCACCGGGCTGGATAAAATCCCCGCCGGCCCCTGCCTGCTGGTGGCCAACCACACGGGGCTGCTCGACGCGCTTTTTCTCATGATCGAGCGCCCGCAGATGGTCTGCGTGTTTAAATCCAGCCTGCGCCGCAACCCGTTTTTCCGCTACATGATCCGGCAGGGCGGCTTTATTGCCAATCGCGACGGGATGGAGTCGCTGCGCGCGATGGAGAAAGCCCTCGGCGAAGGCCGCCAGGTGCTGGTCTTCCCCGAGGGGACGCGGACCGCTGTCCCGCCCCTGAACCGCTTCAAGGCCGGATTCGGCTGGGTGGCGAAGGAGACCGGCGTCCCCGTCTGCGCCCTGCTCATCCGCAACCCCTCGGGCCTGCTGTGCAAGGGCGGGGGGCTTTTCGGGCGCTACGCCTTTCCCTTTACCTGCGAGTTCCGCTACCTGGGTGAGTTCCGTCCCGCCCCCGATGAGCCGCCCCCGCTCTTTGCCCGACGGATGGAGGACTTTTACCGCGAACAACTGGCGAAGGAGGATTTTTCCCTGTGGCCGAAGTGATCGTCGAACGCATCGCCGTGACCGAAGCCAACGGCTTCTGCGACGGGCATTTCCCCGGTCACCCCCTCGTTCCGGCGGCGGCGCAGGCGCAGTGGGCGCTGGTCGCGCTCGAACGCATAGCCGGGGCAGGCAAGCGCTGGGAAATGCGTCAGGGGAAATTCCTGCGCGAACTGCGCCCCGGCTGCACGGTGGAGCTTCGCCTGAGCCGGGAGAAACGCGGCTGGCGTGCGCAGGTGGTTGACGCGGAGGGGGCTTATGCCGATATGCTGTGGGTGCCACATGAATGATTCCGCGACCCACGTGCTCGTCCTGCCCTCGTACAACACCGGCCCCATCCTGGAGCGCACGGTGCGGGAGGCGCTGCGCTACTGGCGTCCGCTCTGGCTCTTTATCGACGGCTCCACCGATGGGGCGCACGAGGTCTTTTTGAAAAAACCGGAGGAGTGGCCCGGGCTGCGGGTCTTTGTCAGCCAAACCAATCGCGGCAAGGGGGCAACGGCGGCCTGGGCGGCGGATGAGGCGGCGCGGGCAGGCTTCACCCACCTGTTGCTGATGGATGCCGACGGGCAGCACCCCGCTGACCGGGTGCCGGAACTGATGAGCCTCTCTGCACAAAGGCCGGAGGCGTGTGTCATGGGGCAACCGGATTTCGGCCCGGACGCGCCCTGGGTGCGACTGGCCGGGCGGCAGTTGAGTGTCGGGCTGACTCAGTTCGAAACCCTCTGGGGCGGCCTGGCCGACCCCTTGTTCGGGATGCGCGTGTACCCGGTCGGGCCGTTGCGGGAGGTTTTTAAGGGAACGCGCTTCGCGCGGCGCTATGACTTCGACCCCGAGGTGGCGGTTCGGCTTTTCTGGGCCGGGGTGCCTCCGCTGCGCTGCCGGGTGCCGGTGCGCTATGTGCCCGCCGAAGAGGGCGGGGTGAGCCACTTTCACTATCTGCGTGACAACGCCTTTATGCTCTGGCTCCATGTCAGGCTGTTGCTTTCATTTGTTCCACGATGCTTTTCCGTCGCCCGACTCAGCCGCCGTTTTCGCCGTCAGCAGGACGGTGGAGGCGGGCCGTTGTGTTCCTGTTGAGCTGCCTGTGTCTGTCCGTGGAGGGTGAAACGCCCTCC
Protein-coding regions in this window:
- a CDS encoding lysophospholipid acyltransferase family protein, which gives rise to MSATPSYKPSRSLGLYLRYLAMIVLFGLWAFALNVLCALLLPLGLERRSPGSIRRILADSMRRYTRLLAMMGMGRVRFTGLDKIPAGPCLLVANHTGLLDALFLMIERPQMVCVFKSSLRRNPFFRYMIRQGGFIANRDGMESLRAMEKALGEGRQVLVFPEGTRTAVPPLNRFKAGFGWVAKETGVPVCALLIRNPSGLLCKGGGLFGRYAFPFTCEFRYLGEFRPAPDEPPPLFARRMEDFYREQLAKEDFSLWPK
- a CDS encoding glycosyltransferase encodes the protein MNDSATHVLVLPSYNTGPILERTVREALRYWRPLWLFIDGSTDGAHEVFLKKPEEWPGLRVFVSQTNRGKGATAAWAADEAARAGFTHLLLMDADGQHPADRVPELMSLSAQRPEACVMGQPDFGPDAPWVRLAGRQLSVGLTQFETLWGGLADPLFGMRVYPVGPLREVFKGTRFARRYDFDPEVAVRLFWAGVPPLRCRVPVRYVPAEEGGVSHFHYLRDNAFMLWLHVRLLLSFVPRCFSVARLSRRFRRQQDGGGGPLCSC